One Stigmatopora argus isolate UIUO_Sarg chromosome 19, RoL_Sarg_1.0, whole genome shotgun sequence genomic window, CCGACGCGGGCGGCGACGGCAAAATGGACCGGCGGGAGTTCTCCGCGGCCATGACGCTGATTAAGATGACGCTGCAGGGGCGGAGCTTACCCGCCTCGCTGCCCTTGGGTGCCCCGCAGCCTCCCCACCCCAATACGGGACCTTCGTCGGCGCCATTCGGTAAAAATAGAGACTGCACTTTTTTGCGGCGTAGCTAtcaaataaatgcattcatttttaatgcagACACAAAGCGACGCCTCCCATTCCTCATGCTTTCACTAACAAAACATCTTGTAACTAACTGTCCAATTTGCAGGGGCAGGCTCGCTGCCAAACCTGTTCATGGCATCCATGTCCACGTCCATCCTAACCCCCGTCCCCGCTAACGCCGCCGCCGTGGCCCCGCCGGGAAACGCCTACTTTCCCAAGTACCGGCCGCTCCTCCCCGTCGCCGCAGGTGACATCGACCTAACAAATTGGGCGTCTATTGCCGTCGGAAAAAATTGGAAGTGGCATTAGAGCTGGAGTTTTATTCATGATATATTATTTTCTATCTCGGTTTAGGGGGGTAAAACTGTTTATTCCATTCAAATGTTCAAAATATGTGTGTACAGGCCTACCTCCATCGGGCTTTTCCTCACCGCTGACGTTTTCCCCGCCCGGAAGCAGCGCCGCCAGCGTGTTTGGGGTCGATTCCCTGGTGGACCTCGGCTCCAGCAGGTGAGCCTGCCAAAAAAAAACGTGGTTAGCGTCTTCCGACGAGCGCCGATCCAAAGATAAGAGAGCGGAACAGGAAGTATTTTCCTCCCCGAATCAGATGACACGGCAGGAAGTTGCCAGTTCCTTCAAATTCCTAAGTTTGGGACATTTAGAATTGTGGTCCGATTTGTGGACGGCAGTTCGTTCACTTAAATCATTTAGAAAGGGGAAGAACTGAGGTCAAATCTTGGGTTGGGACAATAATAATACTACTATGTAATATTACTCTTGGGAAGGAAACGGATTGGTTCTTGTATCTGATTTCACTTTTTTGTATTCAGTGTTCAGCACAGATCTTCTAGTGCTAGGAATGTGaggaaaaatgatattttatatatatatattttaaagctagtttaaagctgtttttttctttaatgtacGTATATTTCAGTCAAGTTCTTATTTCCTgtaaatttattattatatataatttttttagctCCAGTTCGTCGTCCGCCGCTTCCCTGGCGAGCAACTctcccaaaatggcggcagcgGGGGGTGCCGGCGACTGGGCCGTGCCCCAAGCGTCCAGACTCAAGTACCGGCAGCAGTTCAACTCACTGGACAAGCTCATGAGCGGCTACTTGTCGGGTGAGGCTAAACACCCGAACCCGAATCACCATTTTTGTCTGACTGACTGATAGCCAAACAACAGAAAtgactagtttaaaaaaataaaactctttttttttttacaggcgcTCAAGTAAGAAACGCACTGATTGCATCCAACCTAACACAGACTCAGTTAGCTACAATCTGGTGAGTGCGTCATTCATCCACGTACGTGTTGTTGCTCATTCATTCTGCGCATAAACAAACAAGTGGCCCAAAACCAACCGGGAAGTGGCCCGGAAATGCCCTAAATCGACCAGAATGACTAAAAATGCACCAGAAGTAACCTTAAATGTCAAAGAAGTGAATTGTATGGcttccattgacaacaataggcgtccaattcacTCACCTTCTGCAAACTTGCTTGTTTTTCCCGACTCGGCGGCGAAGGAACTTGGCCGACGTGGACGGGGACGGCCGGCTGCGGGCCGACGAGTTCATACTGGCCATGCACCTGGTGGACGCGGCCCAGACGGGGCGCCCGCTGCCGCTCACCTTGCCCCGAGACCTGGTGCCACCCCAGATGAGGTACACCTCGGACGGAAAGCCTAAGAAGAggacatttttgtttcttttgagaCCAGAGTTTTCTTTAcagaggcggcggcggtggcaaGTGCAACCAGCTCATCAACGGGGGAGCACATCACGGGAGCTCCTCTTGGTTGGACGCGCTGGAGACAGAATCCGTCCTGAAAAACAAGAGCAGCGGTATGACGGTCCCCTCGCCATCGCTCATTTGCATTTTTCACGTCCTTCTTCTCGCCAGCCTCCTTCGAGGACAAACTGAAGGAGAACTTTGCGCGGGGTAGCGCCGAACTTGAGAAGCGGAGGCAAGCCCTGGAGGAGCAGCGGCGAAAGGAGCGAGAGCGGGAGGAAGGGGAGCGGCGCGAGAGGGAGGAGCGTCAAGCCCGCCGACGCCGCAGGCTAGAGGACGAACGCCACCGGGAGCTCCAGCGCAAGGAGACAGAGAGGATCGAGGTTAGGGGGAGCGCCTCTTACCAATCTCACCCTCGACTAAATATCTTTGAAATATATTAAAAGCGGACAATTTTCTAGGCCCAATTCGTTTCGGGGAGCCGATTTTctggccatttttttccaggcgGCCAAGCGGGAACTGGAGCGCCAGCTGAGCGGGAGCCGTGAGGCCAAGCGCCGGGAAGTGGCTCTTCTGCGGGCCAAGAAGAAGAGTCTGGAATCGGAGCTGGAGGCGGCGGTAAGAAGCGTTCGCCGGCATCGGCGTGCAGGCGGGACGTGACGCCGCCTACGTCGGGCAGGGCGAGCGGCGCGAGCGCATTTCGGAGCGCCTCCGCGAGGCCCAGAGCCAGAGGCGTCTGCGGGGGGCCGAGGCGGAGCTCCTCCGGCGGAAGGAGGACACGCGCGCCGCCGAGATCGACGCCCTGCGGCGTCAGTTGGAGGTGGGAGCGTTGGCGCCGGCTTCCCGAAGCGAGCCACCGCTCATTTGGGTGTGCGTCGAAGGAGTGGCGGGGAAAGCTGTCGCTGCTGCTCCCGGAGCAACGGAAGCTGACGGAGAAGCTGCGCGACATGAAACTGGAGAAAATCTCACGTAGGCTACAACGCGCCCAGTGGTGTCGATAGCACTAGCGCTAGCAAGAGTGGAGCGGTGGCAAAAGTAACCTTACCCTTCATTCCAGCGGCGACGTTGGCCTCGCTGAGCTCGGCGGTGAGCGACAAAAGGGTCTCCTGCCGCAAGCTGGAGGAGCAGCTGGACGCCCTGCAGAAGGAAAGCCAGGAGAAGCTAACGCAGATGGAAGAATACCGCAAAGAGCTGGAGGTGATCATTCGGGGGTCATTTTGGCTCAATTTGGCTTCACTTCCTTTTACttttggtcactttctgttgacttTGGGGCTTTTTCTGGTGATATCATGTGGCTGAATCACTTCCTATTCTTTTCTAACCAGTTTAGGCTcactttctattcattttggctcttttttttatcatttgcgGTCACTTTGATGACTTGGGGACAATTCGGTGCCATGTCACGCTGCCATTTTCACCTGAAAATAGTCCCATGATACAAGAAGCCTTCTTCTTTCGTCTCCTTTTTAACTCCTCCTTTCTCTCCTTTTTAACCCCGCTGGCCTTTTCCCAACTCACCTGCTCGCCTCCACGTTAACCTCCTTCCCTCCTTGCGTCCCTCCGTCCCGCCAGCCGGTGGACATGGACGATTGTCTCCTGCGTGCGCTTTTGTCCCTGCTGGCCTGTCTCAGCCAACTCTTTCTCCTCCTCAAGGTTCTCTTTTCATTCGCTCCTTGTCCGGACGCATGCCTGTAGAATAAAACGTAAAATGCGAGCGCCGTTTTTCACCGGGTACGCGGCCGCCGCTAAGCCCCGCCCCGGTACGTTTTGGTGACCGTTGGGATGCGCCCCCACCCCGTCAGGAGCTGAGGGAGAAGCAGGCCAAGCAGCAGTCCGTCCTGGACGACCTGCGGCGCGTCAAGGGGGAGAAGCAACGCGAGTTGAAGAGACGCAAGGAGGAGGCTGAGGCCGAGGAGGAGCAGCAGAGGAAGAAGAGAGTCCAGGAAGAGGAGAGGCGCCTGAAGGAGCGGGAGGATGAGGAGCGGCAGAGGAGGAAGAGAgtcgaggaagaggaggagcggcagaggaggaagagagtcgaggaagaggaggagcggcagaggaggaagagagtcgaggaagaggaggagcggcagaggaggaagagagtcgaggaagaagaggagcgGCAGAGGCGGCAAAAGGcgcaagaggaggaggagcaagaGGAGGCCAGGTAGCTCACTTCATCTTTTTTACTCTGCGTGGGAAGCAAAAAACGATGCAAAGTCGGGAATTGGAAAATATTGACTACTTTTATCAGTTTTACTTTTAATTGAGATAAATGGATAGAATAATTAAAGCCccctttttcccaaaaaaatctatatggttctatattttttacaattatacgtagacagagagagaatactgtattattgtttttaatgaaaaagggCCTGGGTTAGGCAGTACTTgtatatttctattttaaaaaagataatactatttttattttcatttgaaaatgattaTTACAAATTTGATGAATGCTTTTCATTgctcattaaaaataaaccatttccaaataaaattacaaaagtgttaattgtatttaaaacattgaactacatatttattgactattttatttgttcatataGAATAGAAATTacatttaaacctttttttaaaagtcaacagCTACCATTAACGCTAACGCTgatagacgtcccatccatttgaacCTGCTTTCGCTGCCAAGGGGGGTTGAAGTCATTAAAAAGTGCCAATTTTAGAGGTGAAAGAGATGAAAAGGCCCCTTTTCCTATCTTGCAGGCGTGCAAAATTGGAGGAGATGAAAGCagtggaagaggaggaggagaggaaaaGGGAGCAGAAGGAGAATGAGGAGCATGAGGTGGAGAAAAAGGAGGCGCGGGTCAGCATTTACCAAGCACTATACTCCTTCACGGCGCGCAACAAGGACGAGCTAAGCATCGACGCTGATTGCCTCATTGAGGTCAGCGCCGCCCCTTTTTGGGTCCCCACGACCGATCGACCGACCGACTGACCGccaccccctcctcctccttcgcAGGTGGACGAGCAGACGCCGGGCGAGCAGACGCCGGGCGAGCCGGGCTGGTTGCGCGGGTCTTACCGCGGAGAGCGAGGCTGGTTCCCTCAGAGTTACGCCCAGATGTGGAGAGACGGCTCCCCGCCAACGTCGGGGCCCGCTTCCtgcccgtcgccgccgccgctccaCGTCGTGCGGTAAGATGGGCGCTGGAGGGGGTGCGGCAAATCACTTTGGAATGGCGCCTTCTCCTGCCCTTCAGACTCCCTGATGGAGAAAGAACAGGCGACGGTGAACCGTTGGACGGGTCCCAGGTAAAttcttttataataataattatttattagaAGAtaattaaagatttttttttttaaatagaaaaatatttacacATAATTGGCCAcctcctcccaattcaaatgcaaAGTCCGAAAAGATAATGACAGTGGAGTCCTTCCTTGGTCTCCCATTTTGACACAGGACAGGTGCAACTCCGAAAGCCACGCCCCGTTTTGCGATGAGTACgcgcgagtgagtgagtgggtgagcGAGTCCGTCCTTTCCGCCGGCTCACGCTAACGTCGCCGTCTTTCAAGAACGGAGGCGCCGGACGGAGGCGACGGCGTCGGAGCGgaaggtaaaaacaaaacaaaggctCCAATCGGCCGGCCCGATTTATGGACATGCCTCCcggtgttgtttttgttatcaCCCAAAACAGAGTACGTGGCGCTGTACACCTACGAGAGCCCGGAAGCGGGCGACCTCACCTTCCAGGAGGGCGACGCGGTGCTGGTGACCGAGCGAGAGGGCCAATGGTGGCGGGGGTGCATCGGCGACCGAATCGGCCTTTTCCCTTCCAACTACGTGCGCCCCGTCCGGCGCGAGGTCACGACGCGCTCGTTTACCTGAAATGACATTCTTAGTTAGGTGGAGGCTCGCTTCGTTCGCGAAGCTAAAGCATGCTTTTGCATTTCTACCGTAGGagtccaagaagaagaagcctGGTGAGAAAAGCCGCCGGCCCACCAGCGCTCACGCTCACCCCGATCCAAATTGATCCGACCGTCGGTGGGCGGGGCAGAGATCGCCCAGGCGGTGGCGACGTGCGCCGCCGGAGCGGGCCGGCTGCCTCTGTCTCCCGGCCAGCTGGTGGTGGTTCTGGCCAAGAACTCATCGGGCTGGTGGCTCGGCGAACTGCGGGTCGGTGCGGCCGTTCTGGGAAGGCCCCGGGCTCCGCCCACGTGGCCTGACGCCGCGCTTTGGGTTTCTCCAAAGGCTCGGGGCAGGAAACGCGAGAGGGGCTGGCTCCCGTCTTCGCACGTCAAGCCGCTGGGTTCCGGCTCGTCGCCGTCGCCAGGTCAGAGTTCACCTGCGGGCAAATGGCTCAATTcatttttctgctgaaacacCGCAAATAGTAAACAAGACATATGTGAAATATTTACCTGTTTaccatttaaattaaatataattgttatttaaattcaacaatttttcaATTAGAAATCTTCTCTATTTTCTTTGGCCAGTTTTGCTCTCCCGAACATATTTAGAGctcaaatataaatatttcattgaCATGGGATTGGTGTCACCACATTGCGATTGATGGTGGATTTCCTAGCACGGCGGCGTAAATAAAGCGACCGGTTCCCCCTCCAACAGCGTGCCAAGTGATCGCCATGTACGACTACACGGCGGCCAACCCCGACGAGCTGAGCTTCTCCAAAGGGCGGCTCATCACCGTCTTGGACAAAAGCGACCCCGACTGGTGGAGAGGCGAGGCCGACGGCGCCGCCGGTCTGCTGCCCGCCAACTACGTCCAGATGACCACCGAGTGCGACCCCAGCCAGCGATGTGAGTCCAAAAGAATGTTTGAGGGTGGCGAGGGGGGCTTTTAATGAAGCCTTGGCCCCATGGCATGGCCGCTTTATTAATCAGCTGTCTGCTTTGTGCCTCGCCTGACTCACTCACCTGACCCCTCATCCCGCTTCATCTCTTTCCTGTTTCCTctccaggacaaaaaaaatgatcttttttttaactcctcctttttcttcttcttcttctcccctTATTCCTCACCTAAGCGGAATTTTGGCTCCCTGCGGGAATTTAAGCAGCCCAATCCTCCCTACTTTTCTTTTCAAGAGAACTTGCCTTCTTACACGCCCACCCACATATTTTTGTCCACTAACTTTCACGTCCATCCCTTGCCAAATTAATTTCTATTAACTATTGAAATAAaagtcaaatggattgaattgaTAGATACTATATGTTAAAAGGAGTAGAAGAAAATCTAGGTATttttaataaacatttaaaaaaaaatgattcaatctGAATTTGAGTAAGAAATACTAAGAAACTCTATTGCTCACTGGATGGAATGAAAATTTGCAAGTAGGAGAATAAAGGAAGGTTGGAGCCCACCTTTGAGCGCTGACTGCTGCGTTTTGCTTGTGATGTttcggatggatggatggactgACGGACGGTTGGACGGAGGGAAGGGTGCGCAGACCTGGTGACCCTGGAGACCATGAGCCCGCAGGAGAGGAAGCGGCAGGGCTACATCCACGAGCTGATCCGGACCGAAGAGAGCTACGTGGATGATCTGGAGCTGGTGCTGGAGGTCCAACATACTATCATTTGTCTTGGAGCTATCAAACTTGATATAGGGTGAAAAACAAGAAGCCAATTTTAGTTAGGAGTCATTTTtgactggagattttttttctgaaagtcATACATCATGTTAAAAATTGTTTCAGCTACACTCTTTCTATTCCTAAAAGAATCAATCCATCTGAATTTAGCCCATTTTTTCACcctgtattcatttttattgaaatttgaagGCCATTCTActctaaatacattttaaaacccgCAAAGGAGGAAATTATGTAAGTTATTCACTGATAAATTCAAATCCCCCcttttttcttcctaatttATTTTCCTGTCGTCTCAAGGTGTTCTACAAGCCCATGTCGGAATCGGGACGACTAACCGAAGCGGAGATGGGCGTCATCTTCGCCAACTGGAGGGAGATCATCGCCTGTAACGCCAAATTTCTCAAGTGAGGTCGTCGCCGTGCGTCCTCCGGCCCCCGTCCTTTCGTCGGCGGTCATCTCCGTCCGGGCTCGCTCTCAGGGCTCTGCGCTGGCGCAAGAAGACGGGCGGCGACGACATGCCGGTCCCGCTGATCGGCGATCTCTTGGCGTCGGAACTGCCTCGCCTGCGGCCCTACGTGCGCTTCTGCTCGTGCCAGCTCAACGGCGCCGCGCTGCTGCAGAGCAAAACCGATGATCAGCCCGACTTCAAGGACTTCCTCAAGGTACAGAACGGACGGCAGCGAATAATACGTGCATTCGTTTACTTTTGATTGCGGACTCACCTCGACTGTTTTGAGGAAAAAGCCAGGGTCAACATTCTTTTTAGACCATTTTAGTAAGCCTGAGAACAAATAGAATTGAGGTGAGCAgcttatttgtattcatttgtcAACAACAAATCGGGAACCTGGGGCTCTCGGCACCCGCGTGGCTCGCATAACATCAATTTAATTAAAGAGACGTCAGATTCATTCGAACCCGTCCCGGTTCGAACGGCTCGCACGTCCCAGGCCGTCGAGGGTCGGTGCTCACCCGTCCTTCCGTCCGTCCCGCGGAGCAGAAGATCGCCAGCGACCACCGCTGCCGAGGAATGCCTCTATCCAGCTTCCTCCTCAAGCCCATGCAGAGGATCACGCGCTACCCCCTGCTCATCAAAAACGTAATCCAAACTCCGCCGCCTTCCTAGCACCCGGCGCTTTTTACGACGTGGTCCGCTTACCCTCTAGATCCTGGAGAACACGCCCGAGCCTCACGCGGACCGCCCGACCCTGAGGGACGCCCTGGAGCGGGCCGAGGAGCTCTGCTCGGGGGTCAACGAAGGCGTCAGGGAGAAGGAGAACTCGGATCGTCTGGAGTGGATCCAGAGCCGCGTGCAGTGTGATGGCACCCTGGAGGTGAGCGGTGGCTTTGGCGGCGCCCTCCCCAGTTTCCGCCCATCACGCTTTTTGTCACGGGCAGCACTTGGTGTTCAACTCGCCGACCAACTGCCTGGGGCCGCGGCAGCTCCTCCACAGCGGGCGTCTGCACAAAAGCAAGAGCAGCCGGGAATTGTGGGCCTTCCTTTTCAACGACTTCCTGCTCTTGACGCAGAGTGCCAAATCTTGGGCCTCCTCCGAAAAGCTCTTTGGCGCAAAGAGCGCCGTTCAGTTCAAGACGTACAAGACGGTGAGCGAGGGCGTCGATCGGCCAGCTAGCGCGACACTCGGCGTCATTCGGCTTCTGTTTTGGTCAACAAAAGCCGCTGTTCCTCAACGAGGTTCTAGTGAAAATGCCACCGGACCCGTCCAGCGAGGAGCCGCTCTTCCTGGTCTCGCACGTCGACCGCGTTTACTCGCTCAGGACGGACACCTTGAATGAAAGGTTAGCGCCGACgtgctttattttttaagacatttttttaaatcaaaatttagCAAATACTCCCCTTTttactcagtttttttttatgacataACAAAAAGGTAAAGTTGATGACAACCTTTATATGTACTCTTTTCACTTTTAGTTAAAAACACTTAATTATGAAggtaattgcttttttttggaaAGAGGGTCGAAACTCGATTTATATGGTGTGTCTTTTAATTGAAATGATTTACTGACGCGGCGTGTTTTGGTCAGGGCGGCGTGGGTGCAGAAAATCAAAGCGGCCTCGGAGCTTTTCATCGAGACGGAGAAGAAGAAACGTGAAAAGGCCTACCAAGGTACGTCTTTTAGCGCCGTCTTACGGCGCGACGCGGCCGTCTTTTAGCGCCGCCTTCTTGGCCAGCTCGCTCGCTGAAGAGTAGCGGCATCGGCAGGCTGCTGGCGACCGTCTCGGAAGGCCGGGAGCTCCGCAAGCCCGACGGTAAAATTAGGGGTGGGGGCAACGGGAAGGCCGAAAAGGCAGTGCTGACCCTTGACCCTGGCAGGCAAGGGCAACCCGTACTGCGAGCTGAGCATGGGCCCCCAGCGCTACACGTCCCGTGCGGCGAGCCACAGGCTCAACCCCAAGTGGAATTTCAACTGCCAGTTTTTCGTGCAAGACCTCCAGCGGGACGTTCTGAGCATCGCCGTCT contains:
- the LOC144064962 gene encoding intersectin-2-like isoform X2 — its product is MNEERGERWSVDAEERAKHDRHFDGLAPVSGHVSGERARGFFLRSGLPAPVLAQIWNLADAGGDGKMDRREFSAAMTLIKMTLQGRSLPASLPLGAPQPPHPNTGPSSAPFGAGSLPNLFMASMSTSILTPVPANAAAVAPPGNAYFPKYRPLLPVAAGLPPSGFSSPLTFSPPGSSAASVFGVDSLVDLGSSSSSSSSAASLASNSPKMAAAGGAGDWAVPQASRLKYRQQFNSLDKLMSGYLSGAQVRNALIASNLTQTQLATIWNLADVDGDGRLRADEFILAMHLVDAAQTGRPLPLTLPRDLVPPQMRGGGGGKCNQLINGGAHHGSSSWLDALETESVLKNKSSASFEDKLKENFARGSAELEKRRQALEEQRRKEREREEGERREREERQARRRRRLEDERHRELQRKETERIEAAKRELERQLSGSREAKRREVALLRAKKKSLESELEAAGERRERISERLREAQSQRRLRGAEAELLRRKEDTRAAEIDALRRQLEEWRGKLSLLLPEQRKLTEKLRDMKLEKISPATLASLSSAVSDKRVSCRKLEEQLDALQKESQEKLTQMEEYRKELEELREKQAKQQSVLDDLRRVKGEKQRELKRRKEEAEAEEEQQRKKRVQEEERRLKEREDEERQRRKRVEEEEERQRRKRVEEEEERQRRKRVEEEEERQRRKRVEEEEERQRRQKAQEEEEQEEARRAKLEEMKAVEEEEERKREQKENEEHEVEKKEARVSIYQALYSFTARNKDELSIDADCLIEVDEQTPGEQTPGEPGWLRGSYRGERGWFPQSYAQMWRDGSPPTSGPASCPSPPPLHVVRLPDGERTGDGEPLDGSQDRCNSESHAPFCDETEAPDGGDGVGAEEYVALYTYESPEAGDLTFQEGDAVLVTEREGQWWRGCIGDRIGLFPSNYVRPVRREESKKKKPEIAQAVATCAAGAGRLPLSPGQLVVVLAKNSSGWWLGELRARGRKRERGWLPSSHVKPLGSGSSPSPACQVIAMYDYTAANPDELSFSKGRLITVLDKSDPDWWRGEADGAAGLLPANYVQMTTECDPSQRWCADLVTLETMSPQERKRQGYIHELIRTEESYVDDLELVLEVFYKPMSESGRLTEAEMGVIFANWREIIACNAKFLKALRWRKKTGGDDMPVPLIGDLLASELPRLRPYVRFCSCQLNGAALLQSKTDDQPDFKDFLKKIASDHRCRGMPLSSFLLKPMQRITRYPLLIKNILENTPEPHADRPTLRDALERAEELCSGVNEGVREKENSDRLEWIQSRVQCDGTLEHLVFNSPTNCLGPRQLLHSGRLHKSKSSRELWAFLFNDFLLLTQSAKSWASSEKLFGAKSAVQFKTYKTPLFLNEVLVKMPPDPSSEEPLFLVSHVDRVYSLRTDTLNERAAWVQKIKAASELFIETEKKKREKAYQARSLKSSGIGRLLATVSEGRELRKPDGKGNPYCELSMGPQRYTSRAASHRLNPKWNFNCQFFVQDLQRDVLSIAVFEKDQFSPDDFLGRTEVPVATIKKDGSASRRLLLHQVPTGEVWVKLDLQLYEPPPQ
- the LOC144064962 gene encoding intersectin-2-like isoform X1 codes for the protein MNEERGERWSVDAEERAKHDRHFDGLAPVSGHVSGERARGFFLRSGLPAPVLAQIWNLADAGGDGKMDRREFSAAMTLIKMTLQGRSLPASLPLGAPQPPHPNTGPSSAPFGAGSLPNLFMASMSTSILTPVPANAAAVAPPGNAYFPKYRPLLPVAAGLPPSGFSSPLTFSPPGSSAASVFGVDSLVDLGSSSSSSSSAASLASNSPKMAAAGGAGDWAVPQASRLKYRQQFNSLDKLMSGYLSGAQVRNALIASNLTQTQLATIWNLADVDGDGRLRADEFILAMHLVDAAQTGRPLPLTLPRDLVPPQMRGGGGGKCNQLINGGAHHGSSSWLDALETESVLKNKSSASFEDKLKENFARGSAELEKRRQALEEQRRKEREREEGERREREERQARRRRRLEDERHRELQRKETERIEAAKRELERQLSGSREAKRREVALLRAKKKSLESELEAAGERRERISERLREAQSQRRLRGAEAELLRRKEDTRAAEIDALRRQLEEWRGKLSLLLPEQRKLTEKLRDMKLEKISPATLASLSSAVSDKRVSCRKLEEQLDALQKESQEKLTQMEEYRKELEPVDMDDCLLRALLSLLACLSQLFLLLKELREKQAKQQSVLDDLRRVKGEKQRELKRRKEEAEAEEEQQRKKRVQEEERRLKEREDEERQRRKRVEEEEERQRRKRVEEEEERQRRKRVEEEEERQRRKRVEEEEERQRRQKAQEEEEQEEARRAKLEEMKAVEEEEERKREQKENEEHEVEKKEARVSIYQALYSFTARNKDELSIDADCLIEVDEQTPGEQTPGEPGWLRGSYRGERGWFPQSYAQMWRDGSPPTSGPASCPSPPPLHVVRLPDGERTGDGEPLDGSQDRCNSESHAPFCDETEAPDGGDGVGAEEYVALYTYESPEAGDLTFQEGDAVLVTEREGQWWRGCIGDRIGLFPSNYVRPVRREESKKKKPEIAQAVATCAAGAGRLPLSPGQLVVVLAKNSSGWWLGELRARGRKRERGWLPSSHVKPLGSGSSPSPACQVIAMYDYTAANPDELSFSKGRLITVLDKSDPDWWRGEADGAAGLLPANYVQMTTECDPSQRWCADLVTLETMSPQERKRQGYIHELIRTEESYVDDLELVLEVFYKPMSESGRLTEAEMGVIFANWREIIACNAKFLKALRWRKKTGGDDMPVPLIGDLLASELPRLRPYVRFCSCQLNGAALLQSKTDDQPDFKDFLKKIASDHRCRGMPLSSFLLKPMQRITRYPLLIKNILENTPEPHADRPTLRDALERAEELCSGVNEGVREKENSDRLEWIQSRVQCDGTLEHLVFNSPTNCLGPRQLLHSGRLHKSKSSRELWAFLFNDFLLLTQSAKSWASSEKLFGAKSAVQFKTYKTPLFLNEVLVKMPPDPSSEEPLFLVSHVDRVYSLRTDTLNERAAWVQKIKAASELFIETEKKKREKAYQARSLKSSGIGRLLATVSEGRELRKPDGKGNPYCELSMGPQRYTSRAASHRLNPKWNFNCQFFVQDLQRDVLSIAVFEKDQFSPDDFLGRTEVPVATIKKDGSASRRLLLHQVPTGEVWVKLDLQLYEPPPQ
- the LOC144064962 gene encoding intersectin-2-like isoform X3; the protein is MNEERGERWSVDAEERAKHDRHFDGLAPVSGHVSGERARGFFLRSGLPAPVLAQIWNLADAGGDGKMDRREFSAAMTLIKMTLQGRSLPASLPLGAPQPPHPNTGPSSAPFGLPPSGFSSPLTFSPPGSSAASVFGVDSLVDLGSSSSSSSSAASLASNSPKMAAAGGAGDWAVPQASRLKYRQQFNSLDKLMSGYLSGAQVRNALIASNLTQTQLATIWNLADVDGDGRLRADEFILAMHLVDAAQTGRPLPLTLPRDLVPPQMRGGGGGKCNQLINGGAHHGSSSWLDALETESVLKNKSSASFEDKLKENFARGSAELEKRRQALEEQRRKEREREEGERREREERQARRRRRLEDERHRELQRKETERIEAAKRELERQLSGSREAKRREVALLRAKKKSLESELEAAGERRERISERLREAQSQRRLRGAEAELLRRKEDTRAAEIDALRRQLEEWRGKLSLLLPEQRKLTEKLRDMKLEKISPATLASLSSAVSDKRVSCRKLEEQLDALQKESQEKLTQMEEYRKELEPVDMDDCLLRALLSLLACLSQLFLLLKELREKQAKQQSVLDDLRRVKGEKQRELKRRKEEAEAEEEQQRKKRVQEEERRLKEREDEERQRRKRVEEEEERQRRKRVEEEEERQRRKRVEEEEERQRRKRVEEEEERQRRQKAQEEEEQEEARRAKLEEMKAVEEEEERKREQKENEEHEVEKKEARVSIYQALYSFTARNKDELSIDADCLIEVDEQTPGEQTPGEPGWLRGSYRGERGWFPQSYAQMWRDGSPPTSGPASCPSPPPLHVVRLPDGERTGDGEPLDGSQDRCNSESHAPFCDETEAPDGGDGVGAEEYVALYTYESPEAGDLTFQEGDAVLVTEREGQWWRGCIGDRIGLFPSNYVRPVRREESKKKKPEIAQAVATCAAGAGRLPLSPGQLVVVLAKNSSGWWLGELRARGRKRERGWLPSSHVKPLGSGSSPSPACQVIAMYDYTAANPDELSFSKGRLITVLDKSDPDWWRGEADGAAGLLPANYVQMTTECDPSQRWCADLVTLETMSPQERKRQGYIHELIRTEESYVDDLELVLEVFYKPMSESGRLTEAEMGVIFANWREIIACNAKFLKALRWRKKTGGDDMPVPLIGDLLASELPRLRPYVRFCSCQLNGAALLQSKTDDQPDFKDFLKKIASDHRCRGMPLSSFLLKPMQRITRYPLLIKNILENTPEPHADRPTLRDALERAEELCSGVNEGVREKENSDRLEWIQSRVQCDGTLEHLVFNSPTNCLGPRQLLHSGRLHKSKSSRELWAFLFNDFLLLTQSAKSWASSEKLFGAKSAVQFKTYKTPLFLNEVLVKMPPDPSSEEPLFLVSHVDRVYSLRTDTLNERAAWVQKIKAASELFIETEKKKREKAYQARSLKSSGIGRLLATVSEGRELRKPDGKGNPYCELSMGPQRYTSRAASHRLNPKWNFNCQFFVQDLQRDVLSIAVFEKDQFSPDDFLGRTEVPVATIKKDGSASRRLLLHQVPTGEVWVKLDLQLYEPPPQ